DNA from Marinagarivorans cellulosilyticus:
AATACTAATAGCGCCGTAATCGGTGGCGACAGTACCAGTATTGCCGCTCTGCCCCAATAGGAAGCGGTTGATATTTTGCGTTAGCGGCTGATTGAAGGCGCTATGCCAGCTGCAGTGAGACTGCCCTTCAGCCACAAAAGTCACGGCATCTTCAACACCCAAAGCCTCATAAATTCGCTTACCGGCCATGGTGGCGGCATAAGTAGATTCAAAGTTCAGCCCGCGCCAATCGGTAAGCCGGCCATGGTTATCAATAACAAGCAAACCGCGCGGCGCGATAAGACCTACCACCTCGTGAGTATCAACAGGCAATCTATCGGTTTGATTTACTAAGGTGAATGCCGATGGTGAGAACCAAGGGCGATAGCCTGTCGTTGCGTGGGAGGGCTGCTCACCACCTGCGCCTGGGCCATTAAGGTCAGGAATAAGCTTCAATGACGATAAACCGCCTACACCCGATTCTACTGGGATAGTCAGCGCAATACGGCCATCAAATGCTCCGGCGATAAAGGCCGCCTTACCCAGGCGTGAACAACCCGTTACGGCTAATCGCTGTGCGTTAATGACGCCAGGGTTGGCCTCCAGTACATCAATCAAGCGGCTAACGCCCCACGACCAAGCCGTCAACATGCCCGCATTGGTTTGCCCCTGATAGAGTGAGAAGAATGGCCCACTAAGCGAGTTAGTATCGATAGCTAAATCTGCAGAGTTAAAGTTAATAACAGCAACACCGTTTTGCCTAAACAATGCAGACATTTCTGGTGCCGCCGAGAATGCAATAACTGCAGGGAATGGCCCAGAACCCGAAGGCGTAGTCACAGAAGCGCTAAAGTTTAGGCTTTTGCCTTCGTGCATTACATTCACCGAAATGCTGCTAGCGCTGACAGTTCCAGATACGCTATCAGGTTTCGGGGGTTTTTCGCCGTAAATATAGTTGTAAGCTTGTTTTAATATTTCTTGGCGACGACAACGCCATTCACTCTTGTCGGTCATGCGTGTGCCGTCAAGCTTAGTAAATGGGTCTGGTAAATTAGGGTTATTAGGCAGTGAACTACCATTAGGCAGCGAACCTACGGCACAATCGGCACCTGGGTTTTCCGCCGAAACTGGTGGTGGCGGCGGTGGTGGCGGCTCCACAAAAGCGCCATTAGATGAATACACCGTAATGCCGCTTAAGGTTGCATTATCTTCTAACTTTTCTAATGTGATAGTCAGCGTTTCATCGTCCACCACGACATTATCCTGCCTAACCGTGTACGCAGTATCATGGCCATGGTTCGCAAAAATATCGAAATTATCAAGTACCGTTTGCCCCTCAATGCTCGCATTAAAAGTACGTGCACCCGCGGCAGTTTGATACATTTCCACAAAATGTAATTCAACAGCATAAGTCGCGTTGGTCACCGGTACTTGATAAGTGAAATCGCCATAGCGCT
Protein-coding regions in this window:
- a CDS encoding malectin; translation: MQYLSAKRIPLVAAVAAATLLSGCTGGDTSSSTVADSSAAAVVSSSVPAIVSSSSVAPVSSSSQPVSSSSIAVSSSSMGSSGTMPFLMGINVGGGEMTVQGNPYIADRFASSGTPNTTSDSIDGTTDDALYQSERYGDFTYQVPVTNATYAVELHFVEMYQTAAGARTFNASIEGQTVLDNFDIFANHGHDTAYTVRQDNVVVDDETLTITLEKLEDNATLSGITVYSSNGAFVEPPPPPPPPVSAENPGADCAVGSLPNGSSLPNNPNLPDPFTKLDGTRMTDKSEWRCRRQEILKQAYNYIYGEKPPKPDSVSGTVSASSISVNVMHEGKSLNFSASVTTPSGSGPFPAVIAFSAAPEMSALFRQNGVAVINFNSADLAIDTNSLSGPFFSLYQGQTNAGMLTAWSWGVSRLIDVLEANPGVINAQRLAVTGCSRLGKAAFIAGAFDGRIALTIPVESGVGGLSSLKLIPDLNGPGAGGEQPSHATTGYRPWFSPSAFTLVNQTDRLPVDTHEVVGLIAPRGLLVIDNHGRLTDWRGLNFESTYAATMAGKRIYEALGVEDAVTFVAEGQSHCSWHSAFNQPLTQNINRFLLGQSGNTGTVATDYGAISIDEWIDWTVPNLTGDLDLSVE